TATCTACAATTACAAGCTTGCCAATACCACACCTTGCAAGTGCTTCAACTGTATATGAACCAACACCGCCTACTCCAAATACAGCAACTGTACTAACTTTCAATTTATCAAGATTTTCTTTGCCTATTAATAATTCCGTTCTTGAAAAAGAATGAAACATTATATTCCTCCAATAATAAATCCCCATGGTGCCGTTATCCGGCAGTTTTGAACCTGCTCTCGCAGGTGGGTGCTCTCCTGGCAGTTTCATATTTCCATTCGTAGATGGCATATATTCCGCTGTCAGAGTTAAGCTCCCATTTAATATGTGTTGGCTCAAAACAATGACCGTATTACACGAACACCACAGGGTATCTACTTTTTCTATTTATATTTTAACACTTTTTTAATTTTATTTCAATAGTAAACGTTTATTTCTCAATTTTTATATGCAATTCTTCAAGCTGACCTTCTGATACAAGAGATGGTGCATCTGTCATAAGACAGACAGCATTTTGAGTTTTAGGAAATGCAATGACATCTCTTATATTCTCTGTTCCGGTCATAAGCATTGTAAGCCTATCAAGTCCATATGCAATACCGCCATGTGGTGGTGCACCATACTTAAATGCATCAACAAGGAATCCAAATCTTTCTTGGATCGCTTCATCACTGAAACCCAATATCTTGAACATCTTTTTTTGAAGTTCTGTATCATGTATTCTAATACTTCCTCCACCTATTTCAACACCATTTATTACCATGTCATATGCTTTTGCTCTTACGCTTCCCGGATTTGAATCAAGCAATTCCAAATCCTCATCCTTTGGAGATGTAAATGGATGATGCATTGCAACATATCTTTTTTCTTCTTCGCTGTATTCTAAAAGGGGAAAATCTAACACCCATAAAAATTCATATTTATTCTTATCAATCAAATTAAATCTTCTGCCCATCTCAAGTCTTAAATGCCCTAATGAATCATAAACAACTGAATTATTTTTATCGGCAATCATTAATATCAAGTCACCTTTATCTGCTTCCATTCTTTTTAAAATTAAAGACATTTCCTCATCTGTAAGAAATTTTGCAACAGGTGATTTAATACCTTCTTCCATTACTTGTATCCATACCATTCCTTTTGCTTTATATGTTTTAACAAATTCTATTAATTCGTCTATCTGTCTCCTTGGAATCGCAGCTGCACCTTTTACATTTATTGCCCTAACAGAACCTTTATTCAAAATAGCATCATTAAATACTTTAAAACTGCAATTTGAAACAATATCTGTTAAATCTTTTAATTGCATATCAAATCTCATATCAGGTTTATCAGAGCCAAACCTGTCCATAGCCTCCTGATATGTCATTCTTTTAAATGGTAAAGAAACATCTACATCTAATATTTCTTTAAATAGCTTTGCTATCATTTTTTCATTTAATGAAAGTATATCATCAACATCTATAAATGACATTTCCATATCAATCTGCGTAAATTCCGGTTGTCTATCAGCACGTAAATCTTCATCTCTAAGGCATTTAGTAATTTGATAATATCTATCAAAACCCGACAGCATTAAAAGCTGTTTAAATATCTGGGGAGATTGCGGCAGTGCATAAAATTTACCCGGTTGTACCCTGCTTGGAACAAGGTAATCTCTTGCGCCTTCTGGCGTACTTCTTATTAGTAAAGGTGTTTCAATATCGATAAACCCATTTTTATCAAGATATTCCCTTACTAACTTTGTTATTTTATATCTTGTCATAAATGTTTTTTGCATTGAAGGTCTTCTTAAGTCTATATATCTAAATTTAAGTCTCACTGCTTCAGAAACATTATTGTCTTCCTCTACCATAAATGGCGGTGTTTCTGATTTGCTTAAAATCTTTAATGTTTCTACATAGACCTCTATTTTACCTGTTTTTAATTTTAAATTTATGGTTTCATCAGATCTTTTTACTACTTTTCCTTTTACAGCTAAAACATATTCTGTCCTTACAGATTGTACTTTATCAAAAGCTTCTTTTGAAATTTGCTCATTAAATACAATCTGTATAAGACCTGTCCTATCTCGTAATTCAATAAATACTAATCCCCCAAGGTCCCTTCTTTTCTGAACCCAACCCATTAAAACAACTTCTTTGTTTATATCATCTAATGTTAATTCCCCACACATATGAGTTCTTTTTAGTTTTTCCATTATTTATTCCTCCCGATATAATCTTTTATTTTTTCATATATTTCATCAATTTTTATCTCTATTTCAGAACCATCTGCCATATTTTTCAGCTTAGCACTTTTCTTTAGAACTTCATCTTCCCCTATTATAATTACAAATTTAGCATTAAGCTTATTGGCATATTTCATCTGTGCCTTTAGGCTTCTTTTAATGCTATCCATTTCAACACTTAAACCTGCACGCCTAAGCTTATAAACAAGAGTAAAAACATATTTTTTTGCATTTTCACCTGCACATGCAATAAAAAGGTCTGGTCCTGTTGGTAATGGTATTTCTATTCCGCTATTTCCAAGTAAAAGAATAAGCCTTTCAAGACCTAATCCAAAACCAACAGCTGGAAAGGCGGGACCTCCGCATTCTTCCACAAGACCATCATATCTACCTCCACCGCAAACCGTTCCCTGTGTGCTTAGGTCATTTGATATTATTTCAAATGCTGTCCTTGTATAATAATCAAGTCCTCTTACTATTCTTGGATTAATTAAAAATTTAAACCCTATGGCTGTCAAATATGTTTTCAAATCATCAAAATGCTTTTTACAATCATCACAAAGAAAATTCAAAATAAGCGGGGCATCTTTTAAGATTTTCTTGCAATTTTCAACCTTGCAATCTAAAACCCTCATTGGATTTATCTCATATCTGGCTTTACAATCATCACAGAGATTTTCTAAATTTTCTTTTAAAAATCCTCTTAAAACCTTATTGTATTCCTTTCTGCATTCAGAACAACCAATACTGTTAATATTAAGTTCAAGATTTCTCAATCCCAATTCCTCAAATAACGTCATTGCAATACTTATTACTTCAACATCAGCGGAGGCATCTTTTGCTCCAAACATTTCAACACCAAATTGATGATGTTCTCTTAATCTACCCGATTGTGGTCTTTCATATCTGTATACAGGTGTAAAATAATAAAGTTTTGTTGGTTGAGTTTCTGCATATAGGTTATGTTCTATAAACGCCCTGACAGTAGGCGAAGTTCCTTCAGGCTTCAGTGTTATACTTCTGCCTCCTTTATCAGTAAAAGTATACATTTCTTTACGTACGATATCTGTTGACTTACCCACACCTCTTAAAAATAATTCAGTATGTTCAAAACATGGTGTCCTAATTTCCTTAAATCCAAAATTATTACATATGTTTCTAATTTTATTTTCTATATACTGCCATTTATATATTTCTAATGGTAATACATCTCTTGTTCCTCTTGGGGCTTTTGTTAACATTGTATCAACTCCTTAAAATTACATAAAATAAAACCCCACGTCTGCAATATTCATTGCAGGGACGAGAGGTTTTTCCCGTGGTGCCACCCTGATTATAACTTATTTCTTTAACGCAGATTCACGGATATAACCTACATATCGGCTATTCTGCTCATAGGTGTCTTTCATAATCACATGAATATAAAGATACTTTCAGTCACGGTATCTTCTCCCTGTATACCTGTTATTACTACTCTCCTAATCATTGCAATTCTCGATATCATTTGTTTATTTGTTATTATAGCTTTAATATAAAAATGTGTCAATATTTTTTAAAAGATTCATGCTGGTTTGACTTAGAATGTAAATACGGTTTTTAAATCGATCGCCATAAGCAACATAACGTAACGGTAAAAATGTTCTGTCATCTTTTATATATGGTGCAACATCAATCGAATAAGATTGTCCATTTAAACTGTATTCATTTTTTTCTATAATAAATATACCGTAAAATTTGCTTCTGCAAAAACTAATGATTTTAATTTAAACTTTAATGTCAATATGCCCTAAAAATTTATTTTCCTTTTTCTTTTTTTCTTTTTCATTCCTTTTTTCATTATTTCCTTTTATATGCATCTTAAATGTTTCATTGGTTTTATTTATTCTATTCTTTTTTATTTTATTCTCATTGTCATATGATATTGCAAATTGCTGAACATAAACATCATTTTTTTGAATTTCTATCTGCTTAATATTACTTACTTCAACTGATTTCGGTATGGCAACCTGCAGGTCAAGAGGGTTAATAGACATAACATCATCCCCTTATTTATATGGTAAAATTTTAATGTTACTACCGTCTTTAATAAACATAGTATATTCATATGTATCATTTATTTGCAATGTTATTTCATCAATAATAATTTTTGAACCGGGATAAATATTTTCCAACACTTTTATTATACCATAACCTTCTTTTTTTGTGATCATATTTAATTCATTTAACTCATCTAAAAGTATTTGATTTTCTTCAACTAATTGTTCTACAAAAATCTTTACTTTTTTATATATCTCAATTTTATTATCAGATATGCCAAGTTTTTCAAAATAATATATAATTTTTTTTAGATCATTAATATTTTTTGTATTAACATTTATTTTGTCTGATATCTCTTTTATCCTCAATCTTTTTTCAGGTGAAATCCCTACTTGAAGTTCAGTTCGTGTAGACGTCTTTGAACCTACATTTTTAGCATTTATTGATTTTGCTGCTACAACTGTGCTTCCAACAATTAACCCTTTTTTACCTATCATATTTATGCTACCATTGCACCTAACATTGCTATAAATTATAGCCTCACTTGTTATGTCACCCTCTGCTGAAATATCACTATTTTGTATATACTTTGAAACTATATCTCCACCAGAAATCAGTTTGGCTTTACCATTACCTTGAATTCCCTTATGTATTACAATATTACCTTTGGCATTAACTGTTGCTCCTTCTACTACACCAAATATTTCTATATTTCCTTCGCTTCCTACAGAAAAAGCAGACCTTATATTTCCAGATATAATTAAACTTGCATTCGTTTTTATATTTCCTACAGATGCATCAATATCTTTTAGTTCAATGACTTCATTAACTTCTAATTTTCCATTTCTTTTTATAACATGTCCATCAATTGATGATAGTAATAAATTGTTTTCAATATAAGTATTTTTTCCCGCTGGTAAATCTACTTTTTTTCCTTCTTTGCATTTTACTATTTCTCCAAATATATTAATACCATCTTTGCCTGGAACAGAATCCAGTTTTTTTGCTAAAAGATCACCCTTCTTGACATTTTTATATAATTGCAAATCTTTATAGTCTACACATTCATTTTCCGATATCTTTAGAGTTGAAATATTATTAAAATCAATAGTGAATTCTATTTTTTCGTCTTGACCATCAATTGGTTTAATACCCTGTGCTATCAGAATCTTATTATTTAAACTATGTTCTTTACAAATTTTCTCTATATTCTCATATATAATTCCAAATGAAATATTATATTTCTTCAAAGTATTTAAAATATTATCTTCTGTTAATTTCTCTCCATCTAAATCCTTTACAATTGTTAAGTAAGCCTCTTGTTTATCTTTTGTGATATCAATTTTAAAACTATATCTTAAATCATACATATATTAAATCCTCCAGATGTAAATTAATAATAATTAGATAAAGTCACCCTCAATTTATTTATTGCCTTTGAATGTATTTGGGATATCCTGGATTCTGTAAGTCCTAAAACTTGGCTTATTTCCTTGTAATTTAAATCTTTATAATAATAAAGAGATATCACAAGTTTTTCTTTGTCTTGTAATTCATCAATCGCCTTTGCAATCTTTTTTTTAAGGTCCTGTGCTATTATTTCGTCTTCTGGATTTACTAAATCATTATTTGTCAAGGAATTTATCTTTATATTATTTTCAATAGCCTCCTCAAGTGAACTTATAATGCCAGCATTGATATAAGTTAATGTCTTTAAAATATCATTTTTTGGCAAACCTGAAACATCTATTATTTCTTCTATTGAGGGATCTCTTTTATATTTCCGTTGTAAAATTTCAATTGCTATTTCAATTTTTTTATATTTTTTTTTCAAACTTCTTGGTATCCAATCTTTTTTTCTTAAGTAATCTATTATTTCACCTTTAATTCTTATGGAAGCATATGTTTCAAATTTTACTCCTTTTGATATGTCATATTTATTAACTGCATCAATTAAACCAATCATTCCCTGGCTTAATAGGTCATCAAAGTCAGCCTGACTTATTTCTGAAATACATAATTTTTTCACTACATGCTTAACAAGAGGCATATATCTAATTATAATATCATCTTTTATCTTATCGTCTTTCATGGAAATATATTTTCTCCATAAATCTTGCTCTATAATGGACATAAAAAACATCCCCCATTAAATAAATTTTATACCATGTCCTATAGTTTTAATAAACATTTTACCGTCATTTGAATTGAATTCTATTGTTCTTCCATAATTACCACCTGTATCTTCTGAAATTAAAGGAATATTAAACTCATTTAAAACCTCCTTAGTTGCAACAACATTTCTATTTCCTATATTCATAATATCTAAATTTACTTTAGAAGAAAACATTTGAGCACCACCGGCTATTTTACTAACTATTTTTTTTCGTTTTGCGCCAATTTCCTCCATCATATTAATTAACATTTCAATACCAGTATCTGCAAATTTAAATTTATTTGTATTATGAACAGTTATGCTGCTAAATGGAAGCATAATATGTGCAAGCCCAGATATTTTAGTATCAACATCATAGAGTGCAATCCCTACACATGACCCTAAACCTATTGTATGCAATTTCCCCGGATATTTAATTACCTTGGCATCTGCCATTCCAACCCTTATGTTGTTAAAATCTTCCATTTTATTCAACTCCAAGTGAATCTAAAATTAAATTAAAAGAATCTATATCCGGTATCAGAAAAAAGTCTCCCTGTATTTGTTTATTTCCTTCAGAAAATTGCGTTTCAATAAATAATATTTTATCAGATAGTTCACCAAATTTAATTGCCGGTACACTTAATATAGCTCCAGCCATATCTATACATATTGCAGGAGGCGATATCTTCATACTTAATGATGTTAAGGTGGATAATGAAGATATATAACTACCTGCCATTATATTACCTATTTCCTGTAAAGCTGATTTTGCCATTTCATCAAATTTGTTATTTACCTTAACTCCCATTAAATATTCAACAAGGAATGCTGCACTTTCTATATCTAAAGAAAATAATATGTTTCCATTTATACTTCCTTCTAAATTGAAGTAAATACCTGCTATGATTGTTTCCGGCAAACCAAAAATCTCTTGTAGCTGAGTAAAATCCATAATTTTTACCTTAGGAATTTTCATATCTATTTTTTGATTAAGCATTGTAGCAAGTGCCGTAATCGCATTTCCTGCCCCAATATTACCCAATTCTTTCAATATATCTAAATATTTATTGTTTAAATTCTCTATTTCCATTGTTTCACATCCTATTAAGATATTAATT
This is a stretch of genomic DNA from Aceticella autotrophica. It encodes these proteins:
- the aspS gene encoding aspartate--tRNA ligase encodes the protein MEKLKRTHMCGELTLDDINKEVVLMGWVQKRRDLGGLVFIELRDRTGLIQIVFNEQISKEAFDKVQSVRTEYVLAVKGKVVKRSDETINLKLKTGKIEVYVETLKILSKSETPPFMVEEDNNVSEAVRLKFRYIDLRRPSMQKTFMTRYKITKLVREYLDKNGFIDIETPLLIRSTPEGARDYLVPSRVQPGKFYALPQSPQIFKQLLMLSGFDRYYQITKCLRDEDLRADRQPEFTQIDMEMSFIDVDDILSLNEKMIAKLFKEILDVDVSLPFKRMTYQEAMDRFGSDKPDMRFDMQLKDLTDIVSNCSFKVFNDAILNKGSVRAINVKGAAAIPRRQIDELIEFVKTYKAKGMVWIQVMEEGIKSPVAKFLTDEEMSLILKRMEADKGDLILMIADKNNSVVYDSLGHLRLEMGRRFNLIDKNKYEFLWVLDFPLLEYSEEEKRYVAMHHPFTSPKDEDLELLDSNPGSVRAKAYDMVINGVEIGGGSIRIHDTELQKKMFKILGFSDEAIQERFGFLVDAFKYGAPPHGGIAYGLDRLTMLMTGTENIRDVIAFPKTQNAVCLMTDAPSLVSEGQLEELHIKIEK
- the hisS gene encoding histidine--tRNA ligase translates to MLTKAPRGTRDVLPLEIYKWQYIENKIRNICNNFGFKEIRTPCFEHTELFLRGVGKSTDIVRKEMYTFTDKGGRSITLKPEGTSPTVRAFIEHNLYAETQPTKLYYFTPVYRYERPQSGRLREHHQFGVEMFGAKDASADVEVISIAMTLFEELGLRNLELNINSIGCSECRKEYNKVLRGFLKENLENLCDDCKARYEINPMRVLDCKVENCKKILKDAPLILNFLCDDCKKHFDDLKTYLTAIGFKFLINPRIVRGLDYYTRTAFEIISNDLSTQGTVCGGGRYDGLVEECGGPAFPAVGFGLGLERLILLLGNSGIEIPLPTGPDLFIACAGENAKKYVFTLVYKLRRAGLSVEMDSIKRSLKAQMKYANKLNAKFVIIIGEDEVLKKSAKLKNMADGSEIEIKIDEIYEKIKDYIGRNK
- a CDS encoding copper amine oxidase N-terminal domain-containing protein, which gives rise to MKIISFCRSKFYGIFIIEKNEYSLNGQSYSIDVAPYIKDDRTFLPLRYVAYGDRFKNRIYILSQTSMNLLKNIDTFLY
- a CDS encoding DUF342 domain-containing protein; this translates as MYDLRYSFKIDITKDKQEAYLTIVKDLDGEKLTEDNILNTLKKYNISFGIIYENIEKICKEHSLNNKILIAQGIKPIDGQDEKIEFTIDFNNISTLKISENECVDYKDLQLYKNVKKGDLLAKKLDSVPGKDGINIFGEIVKCKEGKKVDLPAGKNTYIENNLLLSSIDGHVIKRNGKLEVNEVIELKDIDASVGNIKTNASLIISGNIRSAFSVGSEGNIEIFGVVEGATVNAKGNIVIHKGIQGNGKAKLISGGDIVSKYIQNSDISAEGDITSEAIIYSNVRCNGSINMIGKKGLIVGSTVVAAKSINAKNVGSKTSTRTELQVGISPEKRLRIKEISDKINVNTKNINDLKKIIYYFEKLGISDNKIEIYKKVKIFVEQLVEENQILLDELNELNMITKKEGYGIIKVLENIYPGSKIIIDEITLQINDTYEYTMFIKDGSNIKILPYK
- a CDS encoding FliA/WhiG family RNA polymerase sigma factor codes for the protein MSIIEQDLWRKYISMKDDKIKDDIIIRYMPLVKHVVKKLCISEISQADFDDLLSQGMIGLIDAVNKYDISKGVKFETYASIRIKGEIIDYLRKKDWIPRSLKKKYKKIEIAIEILQRKYKRDPSIEEIIDVSGLPKNDILKTLTYINAGIISSLEEAIENNIKINSLTNNDLVNPEDEIIAQDLKKKIAKAIDELQDKEKLVISLYYYKDLNYKEISQVLGLTESRISQIHSKAINKLRVTLSNYY
- a CDS encoding chemotaxis protein CheD; translated protein: MEDFNNIRVGMADAKVIKYPGKLHTIGLGSCVGIALYDVDTKISGLAHIMLPFSSITVHNTNKFKFADTGIEMLINMMEEIGAKRKKIVSKIAGGAQMFSSKVNLDIMNIGNRNVVATKEVLNEFNIPLISEDTGGNYGRTIEFNSNDGKMFIKTIGHGIKFI
- a CDS encoding chemotaxis protein CheC, coding for MEIENLNNKYLDILKELGNIGAGNAITALATMLNQKIDMKIPKVKIMDFTQLQEIFGLPETIIAGIYFNLEGSINGNILFSLDIESAAFLVEYLMGVKVNNKFDEMAKSALQEIGNIMAGSYISSLSTLTSLSMKISPPAICIDMAGAILSVPAIKFGELSDKILFIETQFSEGNKQIQGDFFLIPDIDSFNLILDSLGVE